Proteins co-encoded in one Arthrobacter globiformis genomic window:
- a CDS encoding DUF2797 domain-containing protein — translation MTDTRYLVHGVFWDGPPAVSASSDGGRPVLRLQHRSGGFSEMTLDAGTRLGFRLADGVKHCLGHTRVFSATERRHVTCPGSAPAVRGSQCETCQLADDTRLIHDFHRGGRVPAGLRDYLMQPHSLYVATFANGASKIGTASRPRKWNRLAEQGAVVARYVALAEDGRVVRVLEDLATSEAGLAQQVRGAVKTAALTDPLPGEELDLLNRSRAEDVRTLLAGTAVGGFAIVDEQWVRPAQAAELCAAAARHAYPHGMHSGSHGFTLRALCGSHGLAGLDGSELDFVVNLGLLKGRLVEPGEYSSEVPAVQEPLF, via the coding sequence GTGACCGATACCCGTTATCTGGTGCACGGGGTCTTTTGGGATGGGCCGCCGGCCGTTTCCGCATCGTCCGACGGCGGCCGGCCGGTCCTGCGCCTCCAGCACCGTTCCGGCGGGTTCAGTGAGATGACGCTCGACGCCGGCACCCGCCTCGGGTTCCGGCTAGCGGACGGCGTCAAGCACTGCCTCGGCCACACCAGGGTTTTTTCCGCCACCGAGCGCCGGCACGTGACGTGCCCGGGCAGCGCCCCTGCGGTCCGGGGCAGCCAGTGCGAGACCTGCCAACTGGCAGACGACACCCGGCTGATCCACGACTTCCACCGCGGCGGACGGGTCCCGGCCGGCCTGCGGGACTACCTCATGCAGCCGCACTCGCTCTATGTCGCCACGTTCGCCAACGGTGCCAGCAAGATCGGCACGGCGTCGCGGCCGCGCAAATGGAACCGGCTGGCTGAGCAGGGTGCGGTGGTTGCCCGTTACGTCGCGCTGGCGGAGGACGGGCGGGTGGTGCGCGTCCTGGAGGACCTGGCCACGAGCGAAGCTGGCCTTGCCCAGCAGGTGCGCGGCGCGGTGAAGACTGCCGCACTGACGGACCCGCTCCCCGGCGAAGAGCTTGACCTCCTGAACCGGAGCCGGGCGGAGGACGTGCGGACGCTCCTGGCAGGCACCGCCGTCGGGGGTTTTGCCATCGTGGATGAACAGTGGGTCCGCCCGGCGCAGGCCGCGGAGCTCTGCGCGGCTGCTGCCCGGCACGCGTACCCTCACGGGATGCACAGCGGAAGTCACGGCTTCACCCTCAGAGCCTTGTGCGGCAGCCACGGCTTGGCCGGTCTGGACGGCTCGGAGCTGGACTTCGTGGTGAACCTCGGGCTGCTGAAGGGCCGCCTGGTGGAACCGGGGGAGTACAGCTCGGAAGTGCCGGCGGTGCAGGAACCCCTTTTCTGA